ACAAAGTCACTGATAACCGAAAGTGACAGACTCCTCATCAGTCCATGACTGTCCAGTAAATATTGACACAGAGGAGGAAGACTAACCATGGCTCTCCATTAACAGGAACTACCCGGGATAACATTCTGACCTAACCCAAATGCCTGATCAATAAGGCTGACGCAGGTGTGGTCATCTGTGTAAACACTTGTCAAAAAcctatatttttgtgtgtgtgtttttctagaATCGAATGTCAGGAGTACTTTAGGTTCCCAGGGTGATATTACATGTGGTATATCATAATTAACTAATTAATTCCAATACaaagtaattccattaaaacttTACAGTgattacattaaatgtattatactTGTTCTCTTAAGGAACTAcatatttgttaaataaatactCAACATAGGAAATTGtaagaagggaaaaaaagtaaaaatatacaTGTAAATAAAAGCCGGTTGATGTTGCTGGTAATATAAGAAATCTTTTTCTGAAACGCCCAAAGTTCATCAGACTGCGCCGTCAGTACTCTGAAAGACAAACACCAGAAAATAACGTGACCAAAATCTCTAAAAACACTCAAATAcaacaaacatatatatatatatatgcacatatatattTGACAATCATggattataaaatatttgaaaagctCATGGAGTTCATAGTCAGACATATGGCCGAGAGGACAGTGACACATGAGGAAAATGTGTCAATAGGGGGCTGGACTTATTTTAGAGTTTGATCTATGCAGGTCCAGTCCCACACCAGGGCTTACATTTGTACTTTTTACTCATTTACTTGATGCtcttatacattttcatactttttacaCACCCGTTTCCCGATGGAAATAAAAACCACAACCCATGTGTTGCAAGACACAAGGAAACAAATgagttaaaatatgtttttgcttaAGAAAGTGACAGAAGCCAGTGAATCCTCTTACCCCGCAGCAGCCACAGCAGTCACCACAGATGGCCCCGATGAGTCCATTAATAACCTGGATGGCACAGAGTACAGCCTGAATCAGGCTCATGACCAGCAGCATGGAGAACAGGGTCAGATGCCAGGTCACAATGCCCACAGGCTCCTTACAGGAGTCCCACAGAGTGTGGTTATACAAGTAGTCACTGgtggggaacagagagaaagaagttCAACAACCAGACAAATAACAATGTGTACGAGTAGTGaaggtgactgactgactgacttagtGATCTACGTACACTGGATGAAACAAACAGTGAAATAAGAAACATTTCTGGTAAACCGACCCATCATTGAAGGGGTTGGTCCATGTTTCATTATAAAAGAGACAAGTCGGTCCGTTATGAACGGCAACAGCAGACACGATGAAGGAGTAGCCAGCCCCCAACACCCCCAATGCAGCGAAGATGATAGAGGTGAACATCTGAGAAGAAGAAACCAATCACAGTTAAACAATCAGTCAATGTCATTGCTGAACCCAGACCATCCAAGTGACTTCATGAAGACCATGTTGGTCCACTGAGCTAAAACATGGAGTGAATGATATGACAGATAACACTGCTCTTCAGGGCTAGTATCCATAAGGTGGCCCAGAATAAGTGTGGATctatatacattttactttttggaTCATCAGCTCCTGTGTCTGAAGTCATACCAAGAACTGTTTGAAACAAGTATAATGTTGGCAAAAAACAAGGTGACAGTAGGCAATCCTCCTCCCCAAAATCAACTGACAGGAACTGCCCCATCTTAAACAATGATGCAGTATGGTTTCTGTGTGAGATCCCATTGATACTATTGATCGGATGATGACCGAGTGCCGTGGCTACATTCCTGCTCAGTGTTTGTCCTGTCTACTGTTATAATTGGAGGCCTTTTCAGTATAAATGCCAGtttatttaaccattatttaaccaggtaagtcacttaagaaccaattctcatGTTTGAAGACaaacctggccaaaggcatttGACTGCAAAACAAGACTGTACATAATGCCAAATGAATGTGTCAcgtaaaatatatatgtataaatacaaatagaCAGCAATAAACAttataaacattacatttaaataaatacagtgagACACATGTACAGTTGTACTCACAGCAAATCTCTTTCCACAACTCTCATTTCCACAGCAACCACAGCAGTCATTGTTTTTCAGTCCCAGGAAGACCAGTGCTGGGAAGATCATCTGTCCAGAAAGAGATGCATTACATGGCCATTCGGATCACACCATAATGAGAtcagaccataaaacacaaCCATTAGAAAACACAAGTATTGAAGACAACAAGACATACAAACCACATCAGTTTGGAAAATCGCAGGAAGACTATTCACCAGTTTTAAGTGTTCAGTTTTTCTTGGAGAATCATATTGGTTTGAATCTGATTAGTATGGAGAACACTGTTGCTGTAATCAGCAGAAGGATGGACCTTAGCAGGTTGGCTTAAGTAACAAAGAAGACCAGAcctaacatttaaatgttttatcacatTCTAATAAAACCACACAGGTTTTAACTGTGTGTTAAATTGTACCATATACACAATTACACAGTTGCAATACATTGTACATGATTTACATCCATTCTATGCCCAGCTTTTCAATTAATATCCGGAACATATTGTAATGGGTTAAAAGCTTTAGAATGAAACCATTCTTGCCATTCTACATAGGAGACAGGCTCCTAAACACACAGCATTACAATGATTACTTCACCTAATGTCTGCCTGGCTGTCCAGCTATTTTCTGAAAGCCCCATTCACATATGTATACAATTTTACATTTCTCTATTTTGAATTGGAAATGTTCAAATTAAACCGTTTAAATTACAATccacatgtatttgttttttaaattttttataaaaatttaAAGCGTCAAGTCAAAAGAACCCGGACCCCCGTCTACTCACCAGAACACCAGATCCCAAGATGCCCCCAAAGTACCACACCTCGGGAGTAATGTGGGCGTTGTCACTGACGATCATCCCCCCAGGGAAGAAGAGTAGGATGTTACAGAACACGCAGAGGATGGCCAGGGGGATCAGGCTGATGCCCAGACACTTTGCGAAGCCACCCGAACACATGGTTACACAAAACACTCACACAGGGATTCTCCAAAGTCCAAAATGCCTCCCCCACAAACTGGTCCCAGACTAAACTGTGAGTCCCTCTTATAGGTTCCTATCTAGGACTGTTTCCAGAGCTGCCAAATGGTCTCAGCCTCTCAGATAGGGGAGGGCGTATAAGAACATAGATCATCGGCTGTGCTATGGCAACCGCCTGCTCCCGTTAATGTTCTACCACAGGATTTGACTGTCTGACCCCTGAACAGACGGACAGATAGAATGGGCTTATCGAACACACTTGCAGCCCATTGCTGTATAGATACATGATCAAGGCAAGTATGCTTAAGGAAATACTGTCACAGCTGTGGAGGCAGGACCCAGCCACAGAGTAGTGGGAAGGcatccttttaatgtttcacttccacatacacaaacagcaaaacaacaaaaccacaAAACCACAAAAAGCGCGAACGCCCACAAACTGAAGCATAGCCAACACAAAGCAAACTCCAAACCATGAAAGACAACTAAGGAACAcacagggcaacttaaataagatccccaattagagacaacgagacacagctgtctctaattgaggagaacagaaaacagtaccgcagagatgcctagacgCACTTCTGTGttcaggtcctgactgtggctTCCAGGCGCATGGAGATCCCAAGAGGCCCCCTGCCTGGGCCTGACAGTGCACCCCCCCCAAGGCGCGGGCTTCCAACCGCAAGACGAGAACATCCCAGGCAGGGAGGGCGGGGCGCCAGGCAGTGGCTTTGGCCCCGGGGCAGGACACAGCGTCaggacaggtggaggctccgCCCCTGGAGAAGAATGGAGCGCCGGAGCAGCAGGTGGCGCTGGAGCAGGACGTTGCCAGGACTGCTGGAGGCTACATCCCGGGAGCAGGACGAGGcgaagggatggagggagcaGCAGGAGTCCAGGCAGCAGGAAGCACAGGGGGAGCTGGAGGCACCAGGGTAGAAGGTGGCGCCATGGGAGAAGGAGGACGCTCCGCCCCCGAATAAGTATGGGGTGCCGGAGTGAGAAAGAGCTTTGCCTCCGAGTCTTGGACCCCTGGCTTGGTCCAAGACTAGACCATGGAGGCACTCCTCATCAGTCATGTGGTCAGTCTTCCTACAATAGACCCTCTGAGACTTGAAACCTGTACAGATGAAGACACTGGTTGTACCAACAGAAACTCACACATGAGAGGTGTCAGGGAATACGTCTCCTGTCTTGGGGTGGTGTAGCCAATGCAAGCTCTTAATTTACAGAGTTTATTGAGTAGATATGACTTTCTTTCTAGATATAATCCCATTTTGCATAGGCCCAGTTCCTTCTCCCATTTACCTATAAAAGATTCTGTAGAGTATGATATGGATAAATGTTTATATGATCCTGGACACATTTTAAGTCCATATCAAACATAAAGGGTTTAGTTAGTATATTTCAATGCAGATAGGGGTTTATGCACATACTCTGCAGATATTTGAAGGAATTATTGCTAGGTAGGACAGGTCCCAGAAGGTCATGAGAATTTTCTTTGCCCTTTCATCAACTTTGGGATGTCGTGATCTTCACAATGTCCTGGTGATGCCACCTTTGCCTCTACTTACTAATGATGGTCTTCACTGCGTTCCATGATACATGAAATgcctttaaaattattttatttcctctGATTTTATTCCCCTGATTTGATATTGTATTTTCCCTGTTTCAACAAAAAGTTAATATCCTGTAATTATTTCAATCAAACTTTATTTTTAGAGTGAATTTAATacatacagtgctgcttgaaagtatttGAACAACTTGTGCAATTATAGATCTTTTTAGTGTTCaccatgaaatctttatttaacaAGAATATAACAGGTTTATAGTTATCAATTCCATATGTTGCTTTAGAACAACTCATGAGTGTAttagaaaaaactaaataaaaaactaaaaaaaattaagaaacaatATAAGTGAACCCCAAGTATTGGTTAAATCAAGTAGGTAAGTAGAATAAGGTTGGGTAAATAATTGGgtaccaaatgaaccaatcaaaggagGGCTCTTTAGGAAACAGTTTAGGCAGTTCTCTGATTAATAGTGACAATAAacctggtcagtttggtgttaGGTGAATGCACTATAAAGATTtgagttcagccagcccactaTTACGTAAATAATTTACacatttaacatgacagcaactcGGCCTAGTGGACACCCTTCCAAAATATCTCAGAACCACAAAAAAAACGCCAACCTAAACTtaacatactttcaagcagcactgcaGTAGTAGCACAATGCGATTCACATAAAAGtataaaaagaaataacaatGAAGGAATAGATTCTTATAAAAgcagtatttttttgtaaaaacatgatTTGTAACAAAACATGAGGTTAAAGACTAAAGTTTATGAATAAAGCTTACCAATACTTACCAAAACTAAGAACACCCTGGGGAAGAACTAACTAAAAAAGTATTATTCTACAGCCTTCCTTAAGTATTCTGGCAGGCAATGCCAAAGGCAGCATGCATAAAAGCTAAATGCTGCCTCTCAATATCTTTTAGTCCTCAGCTTTGGGGTAGTTAAAAGACCAGTGTCAGTTGACCAGTGCCAGTTGACCTCAATTCTAAAACTCTGGTAACCTTTAAGCGTATCCATGGTCAGTACAATTTTTTTGTCTACCAATGGCTTTCTTGGGTAGACCAGACAAGAGAACATGACAGCAGTCAAGCCTGCTTGTAATAAAAACATCAATAAGTATTTTCTTATCAGCTTCACGAAGAAAACAACACACCTCGACATTGTTCCTTAACTGATAAAACGCTGTTTTGTCACATTTAATAAGTGACTCCAAGTTGCGCACACAATCCCAAAATAATCTATAAGTTTTGaccttgtgttttattttgagtGAACGTGAATTAAAAATTGCTGGCTGATTCTCTTTCATTGCCGTTGTCTCAACAATAATTATCTCTGTCTTATTTTGATTTAACTGCTGGAGGAAGTTTCGACAAAAATGTAGATcactaatacaaataaataatttgtcttCTCAtctccatctcatctcatcttcatcctcttatccgtatcgggtcgcggggtcagcagctccagcaggggaccccaaacttccctttcccgagccacatttgtcagctctgactgggggatcccgaaatataatctctccacctagtcctgggcctaccccgaggtctcctcccagctggacgtgcctggaacacctccctagagagacgtcctgggggcatccctaccagatgcccgaaccacct
The nucleotide sequence above comes from Esox lucius isolate fEsoLuc1 chromosome 8, fEsoLuc1.pri, whole genome shotgun sequence. Encoded proteins:
- the tm4sf4 gene encoding transmembrane 4 L6 family member 4, whose translation is MCSGGFAKCLGISLIPLAILCVFCNILLFFPGGMIVSDNAHITPEVWYFGGILGSGVLMIFPALVFLGLKNNDCCGCCGNESCGKRFAMFTSIIFAALGVLGAGYSFIVSAVAVHNGPTCLFYNETWTNPFNDGDYLYNHTLWDSCKEPVGIVTWHLTLFSMLLVMSLIQAVLCAIQVINGLIGAICGDCCGCCGSTDGAV